AACCGCACCTTCACGCATGAACTGTCTTATGTGGCCAAGTAATCAACACTTCGATGACATGTTGGCACTGCCAACCAAACCATTAAAATCACGAGTTGCGCAACAATTGGCATCTGAAGCAATTTCAGCAAAAAGATTCCAAAAAGTGGAATGTGGCCGTGGCCCCTGTAGAGCGCCTCGTCGCGGCGTAGAAAAGCCCTAACCCTTGCCACGACCCGGTGGGATTACGGTATATTCCAGCAAACCGAGGCTTTACGCGCATATCCAGTATTTTCACAGCTCAAACATATTTAGCCTATGTGTAAAATGGTTTGAGAGCAGGGACAATGGCTTGacttggcagggttgttaacaacacttctctgtggccggtcaaatttacaagactttTGTTTCTACTTGACAAGGACTTTAAATGATGTATACATCTTATAACTTTCAAAATCACCTGACCATCTAAGGCAGTGGTGTCAAAAGTACGGCCCGCGGGGCCAGGACCAGCCCGTTGGTGTATCCAATCCAGTCCGTGAGGAAGATTTGGTCAAAGTGTTCAACTTCGGCACTTGTTGTTTCTCAATTCCAAGTTATCTGGATGCTGGGGCGGTTTTCTTTGGTTTTTACAGaattttcattatattttcttgttttgtagCGATTGTATTTTCATTATAAATTTTAGTAGGGAAAAAAGTTAAGTTGAATTGTcaagacatttgtttttgtgttatgtgtattttttgtcGCACTGTGTAAGAGCAGGGCTCACCAACACGGTGCCCACCGGCACCAGGTCGCCCCCGAGGAACACGAGGAGCCGACGCCTCTCGTTCTAAAAATAGATTGACTTAAGTGttcatatttatttagatttaacatGGAACATGTTTGTTAATGTACCAAATGTtctatattgtttaaaaaaaaatgtgtgttcaaTGGGGGGGATAAGTTAATTTACCcaaatttttcaaaataattgattGTAGGGCTGTATTTAAAATACTGTGATACCGCAGTATTTTTGTCCAAGGTTATCTTATACTGTCAGAATCTGCTATGCCGTCCTATGCCTAGTCGCCAACGTGGTACCCGTGACCACATGAGTTACCTGCgtgcctatttaaaaaaaaataaaaatagctcaccagtgagaTCCAGCCATCAATCCATATTCTGTACCGTTTCTCCTCCTgatgggtcacgggcgtgccgaCGCCCATCCCAACTgatttcgggcgagaggcagagtacaccccgaaccggtcgtcagccaatcgcagggcacatagaaacaaacaaccgttggcgcacattcacacctacgggcaatttagagtcttcaatcaacctagcgcgcatgttttggggatgtgggaggaaaccggagaaaagccacgcaggcacgggccgggatttgagccagcaacctcggaactgtgaggcagatgtgctaaccagtcgcctcaCCAGTGACGTGTCTTAATTTTTTCTGTGTTGCTATCcgaaagaaaaaactaaaagttCAAAGGTTAGTATTGTAGTTGTGGAGCCAGATTAGCAGGCACGACAATGTTTAGAAGATGATTCACCCCCAATGATTTGTTCTGATCAAATTAGCTTTTCCCGAAGGGTGTATCAATTGGTAGCCCTCCGCATCAATCATGAATCGCTGCTGGAACTGCATTTTTTCAACAAAAGTAACTTGTTGCTAATTTTACCCAATGGccactgaaatgaaatgaattgagaTTGCACTCATTTTTGTTGAGAAACTTCAGAGTGCGCATGTGATTTGCAACaatataatacatttgaatCGTTTCATAATGTAATTATTTCCACCAAAACAAAGTGTAAAATGTGGAAGTTATTTGTACCCTAACCTATTATCAAATTGGGGTTAAATGTGGCCTTGAACCAAatgtgagtttgacacccctgatctattGAATTgaccctaacacacacacacacacgagcaggTTGTTTGTGCACTGATTGGACGAGCGCCTCATTAATATTCCGAAATCAGTTGCTGTTTGTTACGCTGAAGCCACGCCCCTCCGCCCAAACCCAGTCAGGCCCCCCCTCCGCCCTCTCCGCTGTCCAAACTCTTGCTAGTCGCTCCCTTCCCCCCCTTCACCGAAGCCTTGTGACGGCGCAGCTAGGCCGACGAAGTCCGGGACAGAATGGTAAGAACCGGCCTTCGACGGCCCGCTGCCGAGCGGCACCGGCCGGGGTGTGACGCCTCCCGGGTTCCCGTTCCGAGCGTGAGCGGCGTTGCGCGTGTGCGTGAGCTTGAGCGGCGGCGGTCAGCGTGATGTTAGCCAGCATGGCCGTCGCTGGGCTTCGTCAACACCGGACCGAACGCGGCTCGAGCGGTCGGACCGCTGACCGACACCGGCGCCACTCCGGACCCGTCCGCGCCGGTGGGTTTTCCAGCCACGCCGCGGGGCCGCTTCGGGCCGTTATGCCCCGGGGCGGCCATTTTAGCCCCGCAGCCCGGGCAGCGCTAGCCGGGCCGGAGCCGACCGGGCATGTCCGCGCGTGTAACTTCTTCATGCTGGGAAAGTCTCAACTTCAACTAAAGTCACGTCGCCATCATATTCAGTAGCCAAACCGGTCAAATTCGTACGAGAAACGAGAAATCGTACACTCGAGCCATGCAAAGCTCctggaaaagtgttttgattTCAGGGGTTTAGGCCTGGCCCAGTCTGGCAGAACTCAGACCTCCGGCGGCCGTGCAGATAGATATTCAGCTAATAATACCTCCAGTCCGGAGGCGAGCAGCATTCAAGTCTTTAATTCAACTGACATGGAAATGAGTGGAAAAACAAGTTGGCATCAGCACATTTATGGGTCAAGATTTTTGCTCTGGACGCTTTCGAGCGTGTTGTTAACAACTCTGCCAAATTGGAATGAAAGGTTCCCAATGGTGAAAACCAAAGCTATTTTCTCCCCTCTCGAATGCGACTGCTGCGGGCGTGGGTGTCTTCAATGCGCTCAAGCGACGCCCGCTCAACTGGCAACTGTCAGTCAAATACCACATTTACAAAATGGAACCAAAATGGCTTCGGTAGAACCTCCGTCGAACTACTGCGACCTGAGCAGAACCTTACGAGCAGCATCTGAACGTAATTACAACCTTGGTAGAATCACTTTGATGAGCAGAACCTGCTCAAACCAAGAGGTTATattgcgcgtgtgcgtgcgacCCCAAGCTAACACGAGGCttgacacgatcaggatttttgggaccgatcagcgagtttaaaaaaaaaaacgacttgttcatttacttaatGGCTCATCtacgtttttccacattttgtcctataatacagtcggcgcgatccactcgtGTTTTCgccgccacggtaacgagtgtatccggtcgcatttgagttgacaagataaagcccaatgattgtaaaaaaaaaacgggatgcggtggtatcggaatacaagatttttttgcagtagtctgacagggcgatcgtgaaagagcaaatttgtcacaccgccgacgtttttttttttgttttatattgttttattggtggtcagatatttacagtactacgtcaaaagacgcgacaaggctaaaaataaactagcttttggattcaaatataccgtacacgatggcgacgcagcgtaaatgtcttttgcgcagCCGAtcagtgatgtcattgatcggaacggtgaattatgacaaagtcgatcagcataaaatggtaaGTATCGGCAGATACCAATCAGGGCGataagatcggtgtaaagtctagctAACACGCTAATTTGGTTAGCGTGCCGGCATCACGGCTCCCGTCGCAACTATTACTAcagcttactgagcagttgtgaacatcttaattactgtatatgtatttgactgccccctggtggccacgGCTTGCACTAGAGGGCGCCCCACAAGATCAATGcgcattgaagcatgaaatcatgatgcacaaacgcTTGGATGCGCTACATTCTATTTAGTTAtcactttgtgtttttataaagtacaatatggtTAGGGTTTTCTTCTGAAAAGCACGATGCaacaatttgtgtttttgttttttttccaggcgtCAGGCGTGACCTGTGAACGACGAGGTCATCAAGGTGTTCAACGACATGAAGGTGCGCAAGTCGCACCGGACGCCCGAAGAGGTGAAGCAGCGCAAGAAGGCGGTGCTCTTCTGTCTCAGCGACGACCGCAAGAAGATCGTGGTGGAGGAAGGCAAACAGATCCTGGTGGGCGACATCGGCGAGACGGTGGACGACCCATACGCCTGCTTCGTCAAGCTCCTCCCCCTCAACGACTGCAGATACGGACTCTACGACGCCACCTACGAGACCAAGGAGTCCAAGAAGGAGGACCTGGTCTTCATCTTCTGGTGTGTGTCCTCATGCTAACGTGCTAATTGGGCTAGGGGATGTCATGGCGTTCGTCAGAACAGGAAGTGCTTCCCGGCTGTACGAAGTTACTTCACTGCCTCTCTGGTTTTTGCTTCCTCCATCAGGAGAACTTCATTACAATTTATTTGACTGCAGTAGAACCTCGTTGGAACCAAAATAACTTCAGTAGAACCTAATTAGAAGCACATTCACACCATACAAGAGAACCTTATTCGAACATATTTGACTGTAGTAGAACCTCTTTCGAAGCAAGATGACTCCTGTACAACCTCATTAGAACCACTGGAACCGCATGAGAGGAACCTCATAAGAACCACATTGGCTTCATTTGAACCTTGTCACACCTGTTTGGACATTAACAGAACCGAAGGGCTTCAGTAGAACTTCCGTAGGACCACTTTGATTTCCGTAAAACCTCATTAAAACCACTTTCATTGGTAGAACCTTCTTAGAACCACTTTGCTTTTAGTAGAACCTCATCAGAACCAAAATGACTGGTACAACCTCATTAGAACCGTTTTGACTGTGGGAGATCCTCATTAGAACCTGGATGACTATAAACTCATTAGAAACACTTTGACTTGACAGCAACCTTACTAAAAACACTTTGGCTTTAGTAGAACCTCATTAGAAACACATTGGCTTCGTTTGAACCTCGTTAAAACCATTTTGGCAATTGTTGAACCTAATAGGAACCAAATGACTTGAGTCGCACCTCATTTGAGCCAATTTGACTTGACTAGAACCGCCACAGGACCACTTTGACTTCAGTAGAACCTCATTAGCAACAATTAGAATCACTTTGGACCAGCAGAACCTGGTTAGACCAAGAATTGGACGTCTGCTGTGCATCCGCGTGCTAACAGGCTAGTTTGGTTAGCGAGCCGGCATCTCGGCGGCCGAAGCGCTTTCCCCTGATGTCGCTTCCTGTTTGGTTTCCTCGCAGGGCTCCCGAGGGCGCTCCCCTCAAGAGCAAGATGATCTACGCCAGCTCCAAAGACGCCATCAAGAAAAAGTTTACAGGTGAGCACTTTCCTGTCCTCTGACGCCATCGGTGGGAATCAGTCACTCACTGGATACGTGTTTTGATGTACGTTCATGAAAAAGATCCACCCAAAAATGCGTATGTGGTGATTAAGTCTGAAGCGATTTATATGACCGAGAGCAGAGATTTCCGATAAATTTCCCCTCGATCTCGGTGATcagctgtgtgtgtatttcctgGATCTAACATGGAGGGAATGAATGGGCGgcacaacagccaatcagagtgatCCTTTTGCGGGCTGCGGGCGTGAACAGAAACCCCGCCTCCTGGGccgccacacttaagtcacatactaCTTTTCCCGTCCGGAAGCAGGAGGGCGTGTTCTTcagggatacagcagccaatcagagtgcAGCGGCGcatgtcctgcctggaaactaccgtattttccggactacgGAGCGCATCGGATTATAAGCTGCGCCCACTTTGcgtatatatttttgcatatatTAGCCTCACAGGACTATACGCCGCAGAtatcgtactagagtggctccaattaccggagactaattccttgtgtgttttctggacatacttggcaaataaagaggattcggaTTCTGAGATATACATGTTGCGAAATTCGATATTTACCGATCGATGGCTTCCCACTTAAAAGCTGCATCATACGCTTTTCTTCTTGTATTTTCCATGATGAAcggtgtgggggggaaaaaaatgtgcgttCGTGCGTGTCGCGCTGCATTTTGCGTCGAACGCGACAAAAAGTAGCGTTGTCGTCTTCTACACGCAG
The genomic region above belongs to Phyllopteryx taeniolatus isolate TA_2022b chromosome 6, UOR_Ptae_1.2, whole genome shotgun sequence and contains:
- the cfl2 gene encoding cofilin-2 is translated as MKVRKSHRTPEEVKQRKKAVLFCLSDDRKKIVVEEGKQILVGDIGETVDDPYACFVKLLPLNDCRYGLYDATYETKESKKEDLVFIFWAPEGAPLKSKMIYASSKDAIKKKFTGIKHEWQVNGLDDIQDRSTLAEKLGGNVVVSLEGKPL